The proteins below are encoded in one region of Clostridium estertheticum:
- a CDS encoding polysaccharide deacetylase family protein: MMKLRGKKKVVIIKKKRFILVISVFIILLCLIFYIGSKVSAKKQVVNNVNTTKVTPPHSDVNMNAREGKSINKELNSDSSSTNVYNSDGHKVAYLTFDDGPCDKTTPGILKILDSYNIKATFFIVGSYAIKYPDLVKKEAMDGQAIGNHTYSHNYNYIYSSTNTFLSDVNKCETTLKSILGSDFNSKLVRFPGGSFGKKLEPFRVALKSDGYHYIDWNDLTGDAEGQNIPVDKLLANLKKNTEGKGHVVILMHDLSTKATTVQALPKVIDYLKSKGYSFKTLS; this comes from the coding sequence ATGATGAAACTTAGAGGTAAGAAAAAAGTAGTAATTATTAAAAAGAAAAGATTTATTTTAGTAATATCAGTATTTATTATACTTTTGTGTTTAATATTTTATATTGGTAGTAAAGTAAGTGCTAAGAAACAGGTAGTTAATAATGTTAACACAACAAAGGTTACACCCCCCCATTCTGATGTAAATATGAATGCAAGGGAAGGTAAATCTATTAATAAAGAATTAAATTCGGATTCTTCAAGTACAAATGTTTATAATTCAGATGGACATAAAGTAGCTTATCTAACTTTTGATGATGGACCTTGTGATAAGACTACTCCAGGAATTTTAAAAATTTTAGATAGTTATAATATAAAGGCAACTTTTTTTATAGTCGGCAGTTATGCAATAAAGTATCCTGATTTAGTAAAAAAAGAAGCAATGGATGGTCAAGCTATTGGAAACCATACGTATTCGCATAATTATAATTATATTTATTCTAGTACTAACACATTTTTAAGTGATGTTAATAAATGTGAGACTACATTAAAATCAATACTGGGTAGTGATTTCAATAGTAAACTAGTAAGATTTCCAGGGGGTTCATTTGGTAAGAAATTGGAACCTTTTAGAGTGGCACTTAAAAGTGATGGATACCATTATATCGATTGGAACGACTTAACGGGGGATGCAGAGGGTCAAAATATACCAGTGGATAAGTTATTAGCTAATCTTAAAAAGAACACTGAGGGAAAGGGACATGTGGTTATTTTAATGCATGATCTTTCAACAAAGGCAACAACTGTCCAAGCACTACCAAAAGTTATTGATTATTTAAAATCTAAGGGATATTCATTTAAAACGCTTAGTTAA
- a CDS encoding leucine-rich repeat domain-containing protein: MNCRKILSEDSKVCRDCGTNEEIKNLQKLNDESEGKTNNSQNYISNFKKIIFNKIAMAALILLIISSAVAIGKFKIFNNNDNIETKQVLENNLGGTYYSRNLDKAVSDKDVIVFPDKNLEKVVRDAIKKYNGDILKGDVSKIKELKASNTNISNLSGIQNLTDLTLLYLYNNKIENIDNLKGLTKLTVLDLYNNKIGNINALKKLTNLTTLYIWNNKIDNIDSLNGLTNLTVLDLWGNKISDIDALKRLTNLTVLDLSNNKINNINALKGFTKLNSLYLGTNPITDYSITSSYYSDLEDKDFILQ; encoded by the coding sequence ATGAATTGTAGAAAGATATTATCTGAAGATAGTAAAGTATGTCGTGATTGTGGTACTAACGAAGAAATAAAGAATTTACAAAAGTTAAATGATGAATCAGAAGGCAAAACCAATAATTCTCAAAATTATATCTCAAATTTTAAAAAAATTATTTTTAATAAAATAGCAATGGCTGCTTTAATTTTATTGATAATAAGTTCAGCAGTGGCCATAGGTAAATTCAAAATTTTCAATAATAATGATAATATAGAAACTAAGCAAGTACTAGAAAACAATTTGGGCGGTACATATTATAGTAGGAATTTAGACAAGGCAGTTAGCGATAAAGATGTTATTGTATTCCCTGATAAAAATTTGGAAAAGGTAGTTAGAGATGCGATTAAGAAATACAATGGAGATATTTTAAAAGGTGATGTTTCTAAGATAAAAGAGTTAAAGGCTTCTAATACAAATATAAGTAATCTTTCAGGCATTCAAAATTTAACTGATTTGACTTTGTTATATTTATATAATAATAAAATAGAAAATATAGATAATTTAAAAGGACTTACTAAGTTAACTGTATTAGATTTATATAATAATAAAATCGGAAATATTAATGCTTTAAAGAAGCTCACTAATTTAACAACATTATATATATGGAATAATAAAATCGACAATATAGATAGTTTAAATGGGCTTACTAATTTGACTGTATTAGATTTATGGGGTAATAAAATCAGCGATATTGATGCCTTAAAGAGACTTACTAATTTGACTGTATTGGATTTATCTAATAATAAAATCAACAATATAAATGCTTTAAAGGGGTTTACTAAATTGAATTCATTATATCTAGGAACTAATCCAATTACAGATTATTCAATAACAAGTTCTTATTATAGCGATCTAGAAGATAAAGATTTTATATTACAATAA